Proteins encoded together in one Onychomys torridus chromosome 1, mOncTor1.1, whole genome shotgun sequence window:
- the LOC118580012 gene encoding leukocyte immunoglobulin-like receptor subfamily B member 4, giving the protein MPRLTMTLMFKLLLCLGLSVGQKTAGLAGILPKPQIWAHPHSVTDLYAPVTIWCQGSWEAKEYYMHKEGISDPWDRQSPLERSDKVKFIIQYMTEAFAGIYTCYYKSPAGLSEHSDTLELVLTGAYYKPSLSVWPSPAVTSGETITMQCSSSLGFGRFILIQEGKHHLSWTLDSQKNSTSEFQALFVLDPVTTIHNGTFRCYGYFRNHPQLWSKSSDPIQLLVSVSKDQPPTHTDSGLGRYQKVLIGVMVTLLLLFFLLILLILFRYQCKGKEKKAVHADQRETNLQLIEGDTDPTATDRLPQKRSSPDAAIKEENQYVSVMDPEPEESVELDSWNPPDEERQRIVYAQVKPSRLHKAGSTSPFPLSGKVLDMKNNQSGENREIYPQATTSKESQDVTYAQLCRRTLEKDNS; this is encoded by the exons ATGCCAAGACTCACCATGACCCTCATGTTCAAACTGCTGCTGTGCCTTG GACTGAGTGTGGGACAGAAGACTGCAGGCCTGGCAG GAATCCTCCCAAAGCCCCAAATCTGGGCTCATCCACACTCTGTGACTGACTTATATGCACCTGTGACTATTTGGTGTCAGGGTTCCTGGGAGGCCAAGGAGTACTATATGCATAAAGAAGGAATCTCAGATCCTTGGGACCGACAATCTCCTCTGGAACGCTCAGACAAGGTTAAGTTCATCATCCAATACATGACAGAGGCCTTTGCAGGGATATATACGTGTTACTATAAGAGCCCTGCTGGCTTGTCAGAACACAGTGACACCCTGGAACTGGTGCTAACAG GAGCCTATTATAAACCAAGCCTGTCTGTTTGGCCCAGCCCTGCTGTGACCTCAGGAGAGACCATAACCATGCAGTGTAGCTCATCACTGGGATTTGGCAGATTCATTCTGATCCAGGAAGGAAAGCACCACCTCTCATGGACCCTGGACTCACAGAAGAATTCCACCTCAGAATTCCAGGCTCTTTTTGTTCTGGACCCTGTAACTACCATCCACAATGGGACATTCAGATGCTATGGCTATTTTAGGAACCATCCCCAGTTGTGGTCAAAATCAAGTGACCCCATTCAACTCCTTGTCTCAG TATCCAAGGATCAGCCTCCCACCCACACTGATAGTG GATTGGGAAGGTACCAGAAGGTTCTGATTGGAGTCATGGTCACCCTCctcctgcttttcttcctccttatTCTTCTCATCCTCTTCCGATATCAGTGTaaaggcaaagagaagaaggcag TTCATGCAGACCAAAGGGAGACCAACTTGCAACTTATTGAGGGGGATACAGACCCAACAGCCACGGATAGACTCCCTCAGAAGAG ATCCAGCCCAGATGCTGCCATCAAGGAAGAAAATCAGT ATGTTTCTGTGATGGACCCAGAACCTGAGGAAAGTGTAGAGCTGGACAGTTGG AACCCACCTGATGAAGAACGCCAGAGAATTGTGTATGCCCAAGTGAAACCCTCCAGGCTTCATAAAGCAGGGAGTACCTCTCCTTTCCCACTTTCAGGAAAAGTATTGGACATGAAGAATAATCAAtcaggagagaacagagagataTACCCTCAG GCTACTACATCCAAGGAATCCCAGGATGTGACCTATGCCCAGTTATGTAGAAGGACACTGGAAAAGGACAACAGCTAA